The region AATACCGGCTTTAGCGACTGTTTCAATCATATCAGGTCTTCCGCCTGTAACACCGGCAGTCTGATTAGGTTGTTGTAAAGAATGTGTAACATCCAAAACCGTAGAAGCATATTGCTGCATAGTAGGAATACCTCTAAAATCAACAATCATATCCTGATAGCCAAACATAGTACCGCGATCTGTAACCATAACATTTTCGTTATTACAGTCTAATACTTTTTGAACCGCGTGTTTCATACTTTCCGGACTCATAAATTGCCCTTTTTTCAAGTTTACCGTTTTTCCTGTATTAGCAGCTGCCACAACAAGATCAGTTTGACGCACTAAGAAAGCAGGAATTTGAAGAACATCTACATATTGAGCTGCCATATCAGCATCTTCGTTAGTATGAATATCGGTAACAGTCGGAACATGAAAAGTTTCTGAAACTTTTCTTAAGATTTTTAAAGCCTTTTCGTCACCAATTCCGGAGAAACTGTCAATTCTGGAACGGTTTGCTTTTTTGAAAGATCCTTTAAAGACATAAGGAATCTGAAGATTGTCGGTAATACCAACTAATTTTTCAGCAATTCTAAGCGCCATCTCTTCTCCTTCAATAGCGCAAGGTCCCGCCAATAAAAAGAAATTCCCGCTGTCAGTATGCTTAATTTGTGGAATATGTTGTATGTTCATAATATGATTTTTTGACAGTGCAAAGGTAGTCATGATTTATGAGTTTGAGATTAAGATTTAAGATTATTTTATGAAGCTATTCCTGCTATCCGCTTCAAACAAGGTTCACTGAACTCCGCTTAAAATAAATTACTTGTGAGGAAATCATTTTTCTCTAAAACTTTTTTTCCAATGTCTGTTCAGGAGCTTCCTTCGGTCGCTCTGCCCAGCCAGGAAAAAATAAGTTTTAGAGAAAAATGATTTCCGCTTCTATCAGGGCTAGGCTTTTGTGGAATTACGAAAATGAATCTAAAATCATAGCTGTTTATTCGGCGACAATATTAGGATATCAAAAGAAAGAAGTAAATGACATTTATCATGTTTTATGATTTTCCATTATAACTGATTAGGAGTTATTACTTTTAATAGAATTTAGAAAAATTAAGTTAAATTGTTAATCTCAGAAGATCTTTTGGATAGAATATAAACCCTCCAAAAATAGATTTGGCCAATAAAAAACAAAATATTCAAACAAATATTGATAAAAACTACAACTCGGATACGATTTATAATATCTTCAGAGCTGAATGAAATTAGCTCATAAAGACTAATTCTTCCAATAAATAGTACAGGAATTGTAAATAAAAGATAAATAGCAAAACTCTTTAAAGCAATCTGATTCTGGATTTTATAAAGTTTCCATGAACAAATTACAGTTGCAATAAGGGCAAGAAACTTAATTGAATTAGAAAGTATTTGTCCGGGAATAATAGTAGTATGCCAACCAGGAATTATTGATGATGAAAAATCAGAATTAATGCAGAGAACAGCAATATGATATGGAAAAAAAAAGAGGCATAAAAGGATCATAATTTTAAAAGTAGCCTTAGTTCTCATCATAATTAATTATTTATAATAGATTTTGCTGACTTTTCGTTTTTTAGTTTGATAATTTTTTCAAATGTTAAATCATTCAAAGCAAGTTCTTTTTCAATTCTAAGGATTTCATATTTATTTTGTCTAATAAAGTCGCATAAATCCAGCGTATCGTTTTGTTTTGTTATGACATTTGATCTTCTCCAGTTTTTCGAAATTATACCGAATGTTTGATTTTGTTTATTTATGATTAAATCTCCATTTTGAGATTCAAAGTAAGCTTCTTGCAAATCACCATAGTGATCTTCAATTTCCATTAAATACAATCCCAACGTGATGAATCCTGCACAGAAAAGTAATAGCATTGAAAAGATAAGGAATGTTTTTCTTAACATGTTTATTGTTTCAGTCTCAATCCCATAGGAACCATCAAAATCCCTTTTTCATAAACATTCAAATAAAGTTTAACAGGCTTTTTTTGTCCTTCCCATTTCAATTCGTAAACATTTAAAAATCCAGCGCCCATATTGCTTCTTTTGGTCGGAAACGGACAACAGGTTTCTAATTTTGTATACGTAATTTTTTCACCGCCCGGTCCGGCAAGAGCATTTAGAAAACGGGTTTCATTTAATGTTTCACTGTTTGTATTCTGGAAAAAGATGTTTACAGGATAATCCGGATCGTAACCATATTTTTTGTCTTTGGCAAACTGAGTAATCACAAATGTATTGTCTTTTTTCAGAACCAAATCAGGAGCGCTATCATCTACATTTTTTAAGGTTGATTTTGTGCTAACGCAGGAAGAAAAGGTAATTAATAAAACAATAAAAAGAGTTATTTTTTTCATGATAATGCTATAAACTTATGATTCTTTTATTTTTTTTGGGTTTAGTTTTAAAATACCAAGTACAATCAGATATTGTGCCAGAAGGTAGGTTAGCATTATAAAAAAGGAACTTTTTGGAATTGGATCATAAAATTTATTTACAGCCAAAATACTATCTGAAACAACAAAGAAAAAAGCTCCTAAACAGACTAATATATTTCCGGGTCTTTGCCAAACCAACAATCCGTTAAAAGCAAATAAAAGCATAATTGAAATTACAGTCGCGTAAATAGAAACCGGAATTTCAAGATCGCCTAAATGTGGCATTAAAACCGAAACCATTCCGATTAAGTAAGTTGCAATTAAAACACTTCCAATTACAAAAAAGGTTTTGTTTTGTTTTTTTCGAACTCTGTTTTGTTTGTTAAACAAAATGCAATACAGAATATGCGCCATTAAAAAAGATACCAGGCCTATTATAAAATAAATTTCTCCAAGGTCAGTAAAAAGCAGAATAACATCTCCAATCCAGGAAAATAAAAGTGCAATCAATAAAGTATTCTGCGTTGGAAATTTTCTGTAGAAATAAGCTCCAAAACCAAGAATTGGTATTAAAATGGGTTTCAAAAAAAGGTCGAAACGTTCATAACCAAACGCGAGAATGGCCAGATACATAAGGCTGAACGCTATGTAAATTTTAAAAAATGAAGAGTTTCTCATAATAGGGGATTATGAATTATATATGGGTTTTGGTTGGTTTTTAAATTCAAAACTAACAAAATATACTGTTGCTATAAATGATAGTATTAAATATGTAAAAATAATATAATTACCAATTGGAATTACATTATTTAAGCCAAACCAGTCTCCAGAATAGCTTATAATGCAGATTACGATTCCCAATCGTAAAATCTCCCACAAAACAGAAAACCTGCTTTTATCCATTAATTCGGTGTAACTGTATATGGTTACAAAAATAAAAAAGCCATAGACAAAGATATTTGGCAGCCCGATTTTAGCGATATTATCAAACAAAAAACTTACGAATAATAAAGTAATCAACATCTGTATAACAGACCAGTAAATCAATCTCTGAGAATTCTGCCTTCCATATTTTTCAAAATCAAAAACATTTTCAATTTTATTGACCGGATATTTTTCATCAAAGTTTTCAGGACGCCATCCTGTTGGTTTAAACCAAATGGTTAATTTATCTTTCCATTTTGGAGCACGCCAGGCATCTTTTATCAATAAAGTTAAATGCTGAAAATTAATCTTAATTGGATTCCAGGTATTGGCAGGTCTTGTGATTCCAAAAACTGGCGGAACATCATCCAATTCTTCCTGAAAAGTGCCAAAAAGTTTATCCCAAAAAATAAAAATCTGTGAATGGTTTTTATCCAGATATTCCGGATTAATGGCATGATGTACGCGATGATGTGATGGAGTAACGAGAATATGCTCCACAAATCCCATTTTTTTAATATGCTTGGTATGATACCAAAATTGCAGAAATAAATGAATAGGAAGTGTTATCGCAATTACCGAAGCCGGAACACCTAGTAAAGCAGCCGGAATCAACAGAAAAGTAAATAAATTAACCAAACTCGCAATAGGCTGACGCAGTGCACAGGCCAAGTTAAATTCTTCACTGCTGTGATGAATAGCATGTTTGTTCCAAAGAAAATTAATTTGATGTGCTAATCGATGACTCCAATAACCATAGAAATCAATTACAAAAAAAGCAATAAAGTAGGAGAGGACATTAACCTCTAAATGTTGTAGCGCGATTTTTGAAACCAGCCATTCGTAGGAAAGAAAAGTAATACTGAGACCCAAAACATCTTTTACAGAATTAGTAATTCCGGAACTAATACTGGATACACTGTCAATAAGAGGTGCCGTATCATTTTTAGTGTAGATGCCGTATATTTTTTCGATGATAATTAAAGTCAAAAAAACAGGCATTGCAATAATCAATATCTTTCCATATTCCTCCATAAAAAAAGCATTCTATTTCATTCAAATATAGAATAAAATAGAATGCTTTTTAAAATATTTTCAATTAGACAATTTCAGCGCTAAGTCCGGCTTCTAAAAGTTGCGTACATTGCGGTTTCAATTTGTCAATAGGTCCTGTTTTTACGGTACATTTCCCGTTGTAATGAACAATTAAAGAACATTGCTCAGCTTGTTCGGCTGTGTGGCTGCAAACGCGCATAAGAGTGTCAATTACGTGATCAAAAGTGTTTACATCATCGTTGTAAACGATAATTTCGTTATTGAAACCCGTTGCTTCTTTCTCGCGAATTCTTTCTCTAACTTTTTCTTTAGTACTCATTTTGTTTAAGTTTTTGTACTGATTTGATTATCAATATCTAATTTACGTATTTTAATGATACCCAGTTGTTTCTCTGAAGCTTTTTAACATAAGTTAAACCTTTCTCAACGCATGAAGCATCAATAAACGGAATGTCTTCTTCGTAAAAACCGCTGAATAATATAATTCCTTTTGGGTTCAAAGCATCAACATAAGTCTGCATATCGTTCAACAAAATATTTCTGTTGATGTTAGCGATAATTAAATCGTATTTTTTACCTGTCAATAAAGCAGCATCGCCTTCATAAACGCTAATGTGTTTGCAATTATTGCGTTCTGCATTTTCAATAGAATTCAGATAACACCAGTTATCAATATCAATAGCGTCAATAGGTTCAGCACCTTTCATTTCAGCTAAAATTGCCAAAATCGCAGTGCCACATCCCATATCAAGAGTTTTAAGACCTTTAACATCCATTTCCAGTAAATGCTGAATCATCATGTGAGTAGTTTCATGATGTCCGGTTCCAAAACTCATTTTTGGTTCAATTACAATATCAAATTCAGCATCAGTTTTTTCATGAAAAGGAGCGCGAACATGGCATTTTCCGTCAACATCAATCGGTTCAAAATTCTTTTCCCATTCCTCGTTCCAGTTTACCTGATCGATTTCTTCAATAGTATATTCAATTTTAAACTCTTCTGATTGTAAAATATAAATATCATCCAGAATATTCTCATCCCATAAATCTTTCTTCACAAAAGCTGAAATTCCATTTTCCGTTTCTGTAAAACTTTCAAATGCTTTTTCGCCCAATTCTGCCACTAAAATTTCCGAACCCAATTCTTTTGGCTCAATAGTAAAATGATATCCTAAATAGATGTTTGACATAAATAAAAATTTTTGCAAAGGTAACAATACAAAGTAAAAGTTGCTTGAAAATCTACAAGAACATTGATAATTTAAGAATAATTTAAAACAAAAAAGTGTTCGCACCAGCGAACACTTTTTAATATGTAGAATTTCAAAATCTAAAATCTAAAATCTAAAATCTAAAATCTAAAATCTAAAATCTAAAATTAGATAGCTGTAACGATTGCTAAGAAATCATCAGCTTTTAAAGCAGCACCTCCAATTAAACCACCGTCAACGTCTGGTTTAGAGAAAATTTCTTTAGCGTTTTCTGGTTTTACAGAACCACCGTATAAAATAGAAACTTCATCAGCGATTTCAGCTCCAAAAGCTTTACGGATCGTTTCTCTGATGAATTCGTGCATTTCTTGTGCTTGTTCTGGTGAAGCAGTTTCTCCAGTTCCGATAGCCCAAACTGGTTCGTAAGCTAAAACAATTTTAGACCAAGACTCTTTTGCAATATGGAAAACACCATCACGTAATTGATTTTCAACAATGTTAAAGTGATTATCAGACTGGCGGTCTTTTAATTCTTCTCCGAAGCAGAAAATAACAGTCATATCATGTTTTAAAGCTGTATCTACTTTGTTTGCGATTAAAGCATCTGTTTCGTGGAAAATAGCTCTACGCTCAGAGTGACCTAAAATTACAGTGTTAACACCAATACTAGTTAACATATCAGCAGAAATTTCTCCTGTAAACGCACCGCCTTCTGCCTGGTGAACGTTTTGAGCAGAAACTCCGATAGTGGTATTTTTTAATTTTGCAGCAGCAGCTTGTAAGTTTACAAATGTTGGAGCTACAATTACTTGTGCATTTGTTTTAGCTGGAATTTTAGCTACTAATTCATTTAATAATTCTTCAGTCTGCGCAGCATTTTTATGCATTTTCCAGTTTCCTGCAACAATCGATTTTCTCATTTTTGGTAGTTTTATTATTTTTTAATTTTTTGTTTTTGAAGCAGTCAAAATTGTAATTGAATTTTGACATTGAAATTGTAATTTGAAATTGTTATTGAAAATTATTTCAACGATTTTAAAGTTTCGTCGATTTTAGCAAAATCAGTTTCGATAGCACGGTAAAGCACAATTTTACCTGTTTTATCTACAACAATGTATCTTGGAATCCAGTCTAAATCAATTGCTTTCCCGAAAAGACCTTTCATTCCGTCATTCATCATGTAATGATCACCTTTGTTTAATTCGTGTTTTTCGATTCCGGCTTTCCATTTATCAGCCGTTTTATCAGCCGAAATGAATAAGTAAGATACATCAGGATTATTAGCTTGTAATTCTTTTAATTTTGGCATTGCTTTTACGCAATCACCACACCAGGAAGCCCAAACTTCAATCACTAAAGTTTTTCCTTTGTATTTTTTTAAGATGTTTTTAAAGGTAGTTTGGCTATCATCTGTTCCTAATAATTTTTCGGCTAAAGCTTCTTTCGAAAAAGCTGTTTTTTGAGCTTGAGAGCAAGAAAAGGTAATAAATGCAATTACTACTAAAGCAATTTGTTTCATATGTAAAATAAATTATTTTTAAAATTAAGTACTGAATTCACAAAGTTAAACAAACAATTTGAAAGCCAAATGGAGATTAACAAAATTTGAAGACTCGTTTGTTTTGTAACAATAAGTTAAATTTCGGTTAGAAAAACGAGAATGAAATCGTAATAGTAGAGGAGAAATTTGAATGATTTTCTAAACTTTACTTTTCGAATCAGAAAAAAAGATTGATTTTTTGATTTAAGGAATAAAATTGAGAGTAAAAAAACGTCAGATTTCAATAAAAAAGTCTCCAAATAAATGGAATTATTTGAAGACTTAATAAGCTATATTTTGCACAATTTTTATTTCAAATCTTAATTTCCATTTGCCCATTTTTTACTTGGAGTAATCCATTCATCTAAAGCTTTATATAAAAAGCCATGTTTAAGATTGGTATTCAATTCAATTTCCTTAAAATGATTGACTTTAAGTTTTGAAGTCTCTTTGCGTTTGACTGCCGAAACGCCATAAATATCTGATTTTTCGTAAATAGTTAGAATGTTTCCGCAGAAATTAATATCCGGAATTTCTTTTATGTCAACATCTCTGAAACATCCAATAAAAACAAAATTCATATCCGGATTGGCCACAAAAGTCGAAACGTATTGTGCAATATAACCGCCTTTTGAAGTTCCGATTACGGTAATTTTATTTGGAGCAATTCCTTGTTTAAGAAGCTTTTTGATTTGTTTTGTTATCTTTTCGGCGTAGTCGTATGCATTCGTGTTTTTCTTTCTGATTTCGCTGTAGACAATGAAACCGTCTTTTCGTAAAGAAGCTAAAATTTCATTGTATTCAGCTTTTCCATATTCCGGATGTGAAACATCCAAAGGATTTTCTTCTATAAACTTATTATGAAGGAAAAAGATATAACGTTGGTCTTTTTTTAATGTTTCGGATTGGCCAGAACTTGTTTGAATTAAGAAAACAATTAGTAAAAAGGTCAGGAATGACTTTGAGATTTGTTTCATGCGAGGATTATTTTTGCATAAAAAAAGCCCAATTTTAAAAGGACTTTTTATTAGATAATTATTGTGGCTTAAATTATAGATTTACTTTAAAAGTTAGCTTGCTAACTTCTTCTTGTTTTTTTGATTCGATAATTTTTAAATCATCTAATTTTTTATCAATCTTTATTTGCGAATTAATTGAAGGACTTTTTTTCTCAGTAGAATCTTTTTTTATTGTAGTTTTCATAATTCTTTTCTTTTAATAATAAAACCAAAATAATCTTCATTTGATTTGAAAGGAACACTGGTAATATGTCCAAATTCATTCATTAATGCTCCAAAGATAATGAAAGTTTCGGATAATTCTTCTAAATTGATTGAGATAGCTCTTCTGTATAAACGGGTTCTTCCAAGTGTACTACCTTTAAAAAAGACCAATTTTTCAGGATATTTTTCTGTAAAAATGTAAACTGATTTAGCAACTGTTGCTAAAATTATATTTCTATCTCCATTGTTTGTTATTATAGAATCATCTATAGTATATTTTTTCTGAGTATGATTGTAAATCAAATCTCCAAATGCTAAATTGTATATTTCATCAGATTGAGTTGCGCTAAAAATTATCACTTTTTTTATTTCTCCATTTGAACCAATACTTTTAAATTCAAACATTGTTGTTTCTGTATTTCTATACAGATCGTACTGTAAATGTTTCATTCTTCTAATTTGACTTGTAAAAGAATAAAATTAACGTAAAAAAAAAGCTACAAACAAATTGTAGCTTTTTCATTAATCTTAACTTAATATCTATAATTTCAAATCATCAACATCGTTGTAATGTACTTTTTGAACAATAGTTCCGTTTTGAACTACCACAATACTTGGATTCGCTCTTTCAACGGTTTTTAAAGCTGTTCCATCGCAGAAATAGAATTCAGTATTCAAGTTATATTGTTTTTTAGCTTTTGCTATTTCATCTGCTCCAGAAGCAGTCATTCCAATCACTTTGTATCCTTTAGCTTTTGCATCAGCACTTACTTTTGCTAATTTTTTCATTCCTTCTGGATTGGATAGATTCAAATCGTAAGTTACAAAAATTAATAGTTTTGGCTCTTTTAATAGCTCTTCTTTGTAATCAGAATCATCTTTTGTCATGGTGAAATCATGAATTGGAGGAATGTAACCTTCAGAAATCACCTTGTCTTTTCGGTCAACAAATGTTGCACCTTCTGGGATATTCATTAAATCTTTCTCCGTAAATTCTTTTTCAACACCGTTTACTTTATAGATGAAAATCATTTCTACAACCGATTTTGGAGCACCTTCCGGAATTTCCATTCCTTTCTCAATGTTGGTTCCTACTTTATAAGGACGGAAATCTTTTATCGGATTGTGATTTAAAACCCAAACCGCCATAAATACACAAAGAATAATGCTGATTAATACCACGATATTGGTAATCATTTTTGAAAATAACGGTTTTACTAATTTCTTGTTGATGAATAAAATCAGAATAAAGAAAAGTAAAACAACATCTTTTGTGAAAGACTGCCAAGGTGTTAAGTGTAAAGCATCTCCAAAACAGCCACAATCTTTTACAACATCAAAATAAGCAGAGTAGAAGGTAAGGAATGTAAAGAAAACTATTAAAAGCAATAACGCCCAAATCGTTAATTTTGATTTGTAACCCACTAAAAGCATTACGCCTAATACAACTTCCAGAATTACCAAAAAGATAGCTAATCCTAAAGCCAAAGGCTCTAAAAATGGCATATTGAAAACTGGTTCGCTAAAATATTCTGTTAATTTATAAGAGAAACCAACTGGATCATTTAGCTTGATTAATCCAGAAATGATAAATAGGACGCCGACAAATAATCGGGAGAATTGGGTAATAATGTTTTTCATGGCAAATATTTAAATTTAAAAATTCAATAAAAAAATCCCAAATTCCAATCTTACTTGGATTTTGGAATTAAAAATATTGGATTTTATTTGTTTATTGGATTTAAAATTAAGGCAAAAACGGAGTAATTAATCATATCCTGATAATTCGCATCAATTCCTTCAGAAACTATTGTTTTTCCTTTGTTGTCTTCAATTTGTTTTACTCGAAGCAACTTCTGCAAAATCAAATCGGTTAAAGAGCTTACACGCATGTCGCGCCACGCTTCTCCATAATCGTGATTTTTGGCTTCCATCAAATCTTTAGTCAGTTTTACTTTAGCATCATATAATTCAGTTGCTTTTTCAACGTCCAAATCAGGCTGATCCACAACGCCTAATTCTAACTGAATCAGAGCCATAATAGAATAATTGATGATTCCGATAAATTCTCCTTTTTCATCTTCATCCACTTTACGGACTTCATTTTCCTGTAAACTTCTAATTCTTTGTGCTTTTATAAAAATCTGGTCAGTCAGTGACGGTAGTCTCAAAATTCTCCATGCGCTGCCATAATCTGTCATTTTATTGATAAACAACGTACGGCAAACCGCGATAACATTATCAAACTCTTCGGAAGTATTCTTCATTTATATGCTGTATATTTGCTAAAATTTCTTCAAAAATAAGGATAATTTTTTAAGAGTTTCAAGTTTCAGGTTTTCTTTGTTTCAAGTTTTTTCTAAACAAATTGTTAACGCTGCGAACTTGAAACTGAAAAAATGTTTCAGGTTTCAGGTTTCAAGTTCCCAAACTTGCGTAATCTGCATGAACTTGGAACTTTAAACAAATAAAACTTGAAACCAAATGTTTATTAACTGCAAAGGCGAACTTATAGATTTAACGATTCCAAAAGTGATGGGAATCTTGAATGTAACGCCAAATTCTTTCTTTGACGGAGGAAAATATAAAAAAGAAGACGAAATTATTTCACAAGTTGATAAAATGCTTTCTGAAGGAGCTACATTTATCGATATTGGTGCTTATTCCAGTAAACCAAGTGCCGAATTTGTTTCAGAGCAAGAAGAAATCGACCGAATTGTTCCCGCAATCGAATTGATTTTAAAGCATTTTCCAGAAGCATTATTATCCATTGATACTTTTAGAGCTGAAGTTGCCAAAGCGAGTATAGAAAGCGGTGCGGCAATGATAAATGATATTGCAGCCGGCGAATTGGACGATAAAATGTTTGATGTTATTGCAAAATATAATGTGCCTTACATTATGATGCACATGCGAGGTAATCCGCAGACGATGCAAAGTTTGACGCAATATGAGGATATTGTAAAAGAAATGCTTTTTTATTTTTCTGAAAAAGTGCAACAAGCAAGAGCTTTAGGAATCAACGATTTGATTTTGGATCCTGGTTTCGGTTTTGCCAAAACAACCGATCAGAATTATGAGGTAATGCAGAAAATGGAGCTTTTTAATCTTTTAGATTTACCGGTTTTAGTTGGCATTTCAAGAAAATCAATGATTTATAAGACATTAGATATTACACCGCAGGAAGCTTTAAACGGAACAACTTTTTTGAATACAATTGCTTTGATGAAAGGGGCAAAAATTCTTCGTGTTCATGATGTGAAGGAAGCTGTGGAATGTGTTACTTTGTTTAATAAAATGAGTTTATAATAATATTTAAGCAATCGTTTTGTCATTCCGAGGAACGAGGAATCACACTAGTGTTTCCTCACAGAATGTCGCCAATCTTTGTCGAGTTTCGAGTGTGATTCCTCGTTCCTCCTTTAGATTTGTTTTTTGAAATTTAAGTAGATTTATGATTGAGAAAGGAAGCAAAAGTAAACTATTCGTTCCTCTGAGCTTGAGACTCATATCCTGATTAAGACTTTAGCTTCCCTTTCATCAAAGACTCAGATAGAAATTTGGGCTTGAGACCCGTTATTAAGGAGTTGAGCTTATGATGAATTTCTCAAATCATTTGTTGAATCGTAAAAACAAAGTTATGAAAAACATTATTATCGGAATTGATATCAGCAAAAAGACTTTAGATATCTGCGTAAAAGAAGAGGCTATTAATTATTTTACTATTGAAAATGAAATTAATGACATTACTCGTTTTTTTAAAAGATATGCTAAAGAAAATGTAATTCTGGCAATGGAAAATACAGGCAGATACAACTGGAATATCTTTGAAGCATTGGAAAAATTTAACTTTAAGGTTTATGTTATATCAGCTCTGCATATCAAAAAAAGCATTGGTCTTGTCAGAGGGAAAAATGATAAAATCGATGCACTGCGTATCTGCAGTTTCATTGAGAAAAATTATCAGGAGAACAGAGAATGGAAGCCGAGCTCCTCTTCTATAAAAAAAATAAAAATACTATTGACAGAAAGAGCTTTAAGAATAAAAATCAAAAAACAGCTTATGGTTCAGCAGCATGACTACAAATTAATGAAAGGTATTGGGCTGGATAAAGAGTTAAAAAACTTAAACATCAAACTTATTAAAAGTATTGAGGCACAAATTATGATTATTGAAAATGATATTGAAGCTATAATCCTAAAGAATGAAAATCTAAACCACCAGCAGAAATTGATAAAATCTGTTCCTGGAGTGGGTCAAGTTTTATCTTGGACATTATTATCTAAAACAGAAGGTTTTACAGTTATAACTGATCCAAGAAAAATGGCATGCTACAGCGGAGTTGTGCCTTTTGATTTTCAATCTGGAACATCATTAAAAAAAAGGCCCGGAGTATCAATGCTTGCTGATAAAAACCTAAAGACTGTTTTACACATGGCCGCAATGAGTGCAATTAGACTTGATAATGACTTAAGAAAATATTACATCCGAAAAGTTGATGAAGGAAAAAACAAAATGAGTGTTTTAAACGCTGTGAGAAACAAAATAATTCATCGAGTTTTTGCGGTAATAAAAAATCAAACCTCTTATCAAAAAGATTTGGTTTTATCATAGAAATCGGAATGACAAACGTTGTGTTAATTCTTTGGGTAAAAAATAAATATGATGAAATACTTCACTTTAATTATCGCTTTTCTTCTTTTTTCCTGCGGAAAAAAAGAAGATGTTTTACTTCCAAAATCAAATGTTACAATTGTAAAAGATGTACAAGATCATTCGCCTGTTTATATCTTTTTTAAAACAGAAGGAAAAGACACCATTGCTGACTTAAACCGAAAAAGCGCGATCATTTCGACCAATTGGATTCTGAATATAGACAAACGTCTTCCGTTAAAATCAGTGATTCCGCAGGTAATGAAAATGCAGGATAAGAAGCGAAATGAAAAAATGCATCAAAATGAAGAATCTGAAAATTATTATTCCTATGCAGATTCAATAGGGAAGAATTTAGCTTTTCTGCCTTTCACTAAAGTGTTTTATAAAATGGAAAGACCTTCCAAAGGAAGTTTTGTAGTTTACTTTAAAAAAGGCAAACAACAGGTTTTTATGATGAATAAGGAAATAAAAATAACAGAAATATTAAAACAATTTTA is a window of Flavobacterium crocinum DNA encoding:
- a CDS encoding DUF6934 family protein, encoding MKHLQYDLYRNTETTMFEFKSIGSNGEIKKVIIFSATQSDEIYNLAFGDLIYNHTQKKYTIDDSIITNNGDRNIILATVAKSVYIFTEKYPEKLVFFKGSTLGRTRLYRRAISINLEELSETFIIFGALMNEFGHITSVPFKSNEDYFGFIIKRKEL
- a CDS encoding BT_3928 family protein, producing the protein MKNIITQFSRLFVGVLFIISGLIKLNDPVGFSYKLTEYFSEPVFNMPFLEPLALGLAIFLVILEVVLGVMLLVGYKSKLTIWALLLLIVFFTFLTFYSAYFDVVKDCGCFGDALHLTPWQSFTKDVVLLFFILILFINKKLVKPLFSKMITNIVVLISIILCVFMAVWVLNHNPIKDFRPYKVGTNIEKGMEIPEGAPKSVVEMIFIYKVNGVEKEFTEKDLMNIPEGATFVDRKDKVISEGYIPPIHDFTMTKDDSDYKEELLKEPKLLIFVTYDLNLSNPEGMKKLAKVSADAKAKGYKVIGMTASGADEIAKAKKQYNLNTEFYFCDGTALKTVERANPSIVVVQNGTIVQKVHYNDVDDLKL
- a CDS encoding DUF1599 domain-containing protein, with the protein product MKNTSEEFDNVIAVCRTLFINKMTDYGSAWRILRLPSLTDQIFIKAQRIRSLQENEVRKVDEDEKGEFIGIINYSIMALIQLELGVVDQPDLDVEKATELYDAKVKLTKDLMEAKNHDYGEAWRDMRVSSLTDLILQKLLRVKQIEDNKGKTIVSEGIDANYQDMINYSVFALILNPINK
- the folP gene encoding dihydropteroate synthase — protein: MFINCKGELIDLTIPKVMGILNVTPNSFFDGGKYKKEDEIISQVDKMLSEGATFIDIGAYSSKPSAEFVSEQEEIDRIVPAIELILKHFPEALLSIDTFRAEVAKASIESGAAMINDIAAGELDDKMFDVIAKYNVPYIMMHMRGNPQTMQSLTQYEDIVKEMLFYFSEKVQQARALGINDLILDPGFGFAKTTDQNYEVMQKMELFNLLDLPVLVGISRKSMIYKTLDITPQEALNGTTFLNTIALMKGAKILRVHDVKEAVECVTLFNKMSL
- a CDS encoding IS110 family RNA-guided transposase, whose translation is MKNIIIGIDISKKTLDICVKEEAINYFTIENEINDITRFFKRYAKENVILAMENTGRYNWNIFEALEKFNFKVYVISALHIKKSIGLVRGKNDKIDALRICSFIEKNYQENREWKPSSSSIKKIKILLTERALRIKIKKQLMVQQHDYKLMKGIGLDKELKNLNIKLIKSIEAQIMIIENDIEAIILKNENLNHQQKLIKSVPGVGQVLSWTLLSKTEGFTVITDPRKMACYSGVVPFDFQSGTSLKKRPGVSMLADKNLKTVLHMAAMSAIRLDNDLRKYYIRKVDEGKNKMSVLNAVRNKIIHRVFAVIKNQTSYQKDLVLS